The following nucleotide sequence is from Penaeus vannamei isolate JL-2024 chromosome 10, ASM4276789v1, whole genome shotgun sequence.
AGTAAGATATTCAAATAAGAATAATTCTAATTTGTTTCTAAAAAGgtacaaaacacaaaaaaggctTGTGACTCAAGACATTAGCAATAATATCATAAAAGGTTACATTGATGGTGAAATTGCTGAGTGATTAGTCAAGTTATCCATCTTGAATGTAAACAGAGGAAAGTCAATCTTGATTCCAACAATTTATTTGTGTGAACGGTTacagaatagagaaaaggaaggtgtCGAGGCTTTCTGTTGGTTGCTCGGACTTTAACACGCAATTCTGGGAAGCTTATCTATACTACTATTTAcacaacacacagagaaacatgAATTCAACAACGACATGTGTAAGTTTGAGGCCATTAGATTACCTTTGTCTGTGCTTAACTAGAATACTGTATGTAATGAATGATTGAGTTGGGGAAGAGACAAAACACAGCATGCAAATATTACTAGGGTGATGACTGATGAAGTGATTATGTGCATAACAATCATTGCTAGCCAGATactggatttttatttatttgatgataGGATATCATTAAAATAGTGTTAATTCCTTATAACAGACATTCTTATCTTAATTaaacaaataaggaaagaaattcCTTTAGAAACCCACATTACTTTATCATGAAATATAATGCCTGCATAACTTGCAATATATCTTCAACATTTTTGATTTCCAttcaaccataaaaaaaaaacaatatgccaATTTATCTGTGCtccattttttttaactttttttttaatattaaccCACTGACACTGGGATGGCATATATGTTCATGCCATGTGCATTGGGATTTCTAGTTCATTAAGTTTGTTTACACATAAATGGCTCCACAACAGTTTAGTCATTAAGGAGTCAATTACCATCCTTCCCTATCTTATATGTTtaaccttttctttgattttaagaaagattcttttttttttaatttcttattgctattaacattgttaatgatataattggaaaaaaaatcttgtaaacTCAAGGGTCTGGTATGGTCACAGGCCTACTCATCAACTCCTTAGTGCATGAGTACTTGCAAAGCCATAGATGTGTtacaaaaatcataaaacaaaacgACAATGGACAGGACATATCCCCCCACTGTAACAGGATATGCCAGAACTCTATTCTTTGTATGGCATGTATATAAAAGCATGTAACCTGTTGTGAATAAGTGAGGTAAATGGAAAACATTTTCAAATGATTGTGGATCTAGTGCCtcaaatttatttttttgttacaaCATGATAACCCAGACAACCATTTACACATGAAAAAAACTGCAGAATATTGAATTTTCAAACTACCCTTGAATTCTTAACTTACCCTGAAGCAGCTCAACTGACCAACtgtaacaacttttttttttacccaccaCACAATACCCTTCTTATattattgaaaaagaaaagaaaacagaaagaaagaaaaattccaATTAAGTCTTTTTTGCTAATAAAATGTTAGCTACAACATTAATAACATAACAAACAAGATTCTCTCCCATATTTGAAAATCCCTTTTCAAGAAGCAATTTCAAATTACTTGATTTAACATGAAATGCCAGTTGTGTTATGAGGTGAAAGTTATccctttttttgttgatttttctcccatttcctatcaaaataataataaacagccaATAAATACCATCACAGTATTTATAAGTTAGAAATGTCCCATTCATCAAATAAATTAAAATCTCTAATATAGTTTGAGGTGACCAGTAATTTGATCGATGAGGTCTGCAGGTCCAGGCCCAACTCCGAGAACAGTTCGCGAGCCTGGGGCTATCTGAGTGCGACCAGCATCCTGGATGAGGCTTACAGTCAGACCAACCTCCCTGGCCAGTCCTGCTAAGTCCAGCATTTGAGACTCGTCGTCCAACTTCACTACTACCTATGAGGATAAAGTAATGGTATTAGGTTATAGCTCGCAAGACTCGATTATCTCAGAGTTGATCAACAGCTCTGTCATGAGGTAACTTTGTAATTACTTTAATTTACAAGGTTGTTATTCTTGATAAACATGGATGATGATTTCTCAGTACTgcaaaataaatcatatatcttAAGGTAACACTTTTCTTATatggcagcaaaaaaaaaaacaaaaaaaatctaaacatttACCTTTGGTTGTCCATTTAGTTCCCACTTTCTTAGAATCTTGGGGCAGGACTTTTGAGACTGCTTGAAGGCCTTCAGGGTTGCATGGGAACACTGAATATTTggttgaagaaaaaggaaaagaaaatagttatTTTCTACCACTACCAATTTAGGATTTTTATATAGGACGGTTGTTTTTCAAGTATGGCCTtcttgaggggggaagggaagaaatgaaaaactTTAAACTGAAGGTATTTTTGCCATATTTTCAAAGTTTCttctgaaaaataataaagaattaataGTTCCAAACATATATAGTTACTTATAGTATCACATGAATAGGTGCACACACTATCACCTTTACTTCCAAATCCATACTAAGTATATCATACTTTTCTTTATATTGACATAATTCTCCATATCCCTAATATTCTCTTGTAATCTTATATTTTAGGTCTTAATTATTGGCACAACCTCCTTTTGTTTAAATATTATAATTCACCCTATTTTTGGACTTGCCAAATTACTCTGTGAAAGAAACATACAGTGATGATACTCAGACTGACCTGTGCTGccacttttcccttccccattttgAGGTCGCTCCGCACAACAAGCACCAGTTTGTATTCACCGGATCCCTCTGCTAGGAATCCATCCTGCaaaattaaaatatacatatatacgtagatacacacatatatttagtttatgtacatgtatatgaatatggatacatacacgtataagaatatggatacatacacgtataagaatatggatacatacacgtatatgaatatggatacatacacgtatatgaacatggatacatacacgtatatgaatatggatacatacatgtatgtgaatatgtatacacatgctcccatgcacgcatacactcacagctcacacacacacacacatgcacatatatacatatatgtacatgaatatggatacatacatatataagaatatgtatacatatgtatacacatgcacatgtaaacgtatatgtatatggatatggatacatacacgtatatgaatatgtatacatatatatacatatgcatatgtatacatatatgtatatgaatatggatacatacacgtatatgaatatatatacacatgctcccatgcacgcatacactcacagctcacacacacacattcacatgcacgcacatcccccccccacacacacatacatatctgataTTTCACCAGGTAAATCAACACACTGTTTCTTGATGGGGTATGTTTTTCTTGGCTAAAGAACAAAGCATGAAGACCATAGCAGCACTGGACATAGCCCCGGCTTCAAAATTCAAGGACTGAAGTAAGGAAATATGGTCATTGGTTTACCTCCAGCAAGATACAATATTGAGGTAATAGAAATGATTCCAAAAACTATTTACGGCTACTAATAATGCTCTCTGTCCATTGGTTATATATGAACACTTAAAGAAAACAACAGCCGACTATAAGAACGGAGTGATAACATAAAATCAACACAGCGCTCACCTCGTCCCATCCCCCATCGTTGTCCTCGTCGTCCCCTTCTTCCACCGTCTCTCCATTCCCTAGCAAGGAGCCCCTCATGAAAAACCCTATGCACACTCCCAATCCCATGCCCACCATGACCCCGGGCTGGGCGAGCAAGTCAGAAATAATGGGGATCATAGTCTCTGAGAAGGAGAGAATTCCCGACACTTCCTAGACATCACTATCGCCACGCTTGTTTACGTCGCTTAAGATGCAACGACTTGGGGGCGCTGGAACTTGAATACGTTCTATACACTCACGAACACAAACGCATGTAATACATAAACAGGGCGTCCGAGGGAGGAGGAAACGCCaaataaacataatttttttttgttgcttatcACTGAGTTTCTTATGCTTATATTTTTTCAGCACATTAAATGGGTTGCTGTCAAGACCAAACAGCAAAGTTACATGATATTTAAACCTTAGAtctttaataacacacacacacacacacacacacacacacacacacacacacacacacacacacacacacacacacacacacacacacacacacacacacacacacacacacacacacacacacacacacacacacacacacacacacacacacacacacacacacacacgcacgcacgcacgcacgcacgcacgcacgcacgcacacgcacatacctactcacacacacaccacacaaactcacacacgcgcgcacatccattatttttctttctttctttcccattaagTAGAACTTAACCACAGAATAATAGTTAACAATACACACcgcagataagtagataaagttCCTAACTTGTATAAAAAGAATGATCAACAATTTCATTTCTATAACATTCGCAGTGGAATGACGCAGCCCATGATCCATCAACAGGTGCACGGaatcacccccctctcccaccagctCCAGCAGTGTCACCTGTCGTAATTAGCAACAAagcagaaagaaaacaagatgcTGAAGATGGAGAAGCTTAAATTAATCTGTTCGCTATATACGTAAACGAACTATTGACTATAACCCAAAATTACTTTCTTAATCAGTAtgccgatgattcacaattttctttacacatgtatattcatgaagaaatacatacatatacatatgtgtacatgtatatgtatgtatgtcatcttcatcatcatcatcttcagcctgagtcattccactgcaggacgtaggcctcccattcttttccaggtttccctgtcttgtacatatatatacatacatacatacatatatatatatatatatatatatatatatatatatatatatatatatgtataaataaataaatatatatatatatatatatatatatatatgtgtgtgtgtgtgtgtgtgtgtgtgtgtgtgtgtgtgtgtgtgtgtgtgtgtgtgtgtgtgtgtgtgtgtgtgtatgcatgtttatatacatttatatatacatacatacatatatatatatatatatatatatatatatatatatatatatatatatatacacacacacacacacacacacacatgtatatacacacacacgtgtgtgtgtgtgtgcgtgtttgtgtctgctaGTAGACCCCTTAAAGGTTTGCTTTATCTATTTCGTTTCTCTTaggttattttatcattacgatGATGTTTTGCTAATTTTTGTGTAACACATCGTGCAATTCGAGGTCCATAACATCTATGTaaatagctatctgtctatcttaggCAGGGAAAATCCACGAGCTGTAACCTCTCGAGGACCTCTTAAACCCCAGGCAGAGCACCCACGCCTTTGGTTGCTCGCCGTGGCTCTGCTCCTGTAAAGAGTGAGTCAAGCTGTCCCTAGGAAGACGACTCCAAACTTCTCTTCTCGACAGCGGTCACGGGTGAGATAGCTCTGACGAAGGAAGCAAAATTGTATCCTCGGCTGAGATAGTTGCTAGGGATACTATTGTATATCTAGTTTCATGCATAACATTCCATTTACATACAGGGCACATTTCTTGTGTCAAAATTTATGTTAATAGCCAAGGGACTATCTTGAAAAATCACGTTTTCTGTGATAACTACTGACTGAGTTCGGAATACAAAAAATGAATTTTATTCTTTTCGAGGAGCAACTAAATTGCTTGTACATTAACAACAGTTGAATTATGAAAGGTAATTCAATAGTCAACTGAATctacttccacccccctctctctctcctccctttctctttttctattcaatctctctctctctttctctccccctctctctatttccctttttctccctcccccaccctcttctctctccctctcccaccctcacttttccctcccccctctctcctctctcttttccctcccccctctctatttccctttttctccctctcctccccccctctctctctcttcctccctccctctctccctctctctctctctctctctctctctctctctctctctctctctctctctctctctctctctctctctctctctctctctctctctctctctctctctctctctttctctctttctctctctctctctgacactcgcTTTGAAGAGATTTTGGTTTACTTTTGCTTCCCGGCCGTGCGCGATTTCATGGTCACGTGACTTTTTTGCCGTTTCCAAGACCGCCATTAGCCACAGACACATGGGGCGACTGTTTGGGCCAGTTCACTGAGATctgcgaagacacacacacacacacacacacacacacacacacacacacacacacacacacacacacacacaacacacacacacacacacacacacacacacacacacacacacacacacacacacacacacatacacatacacacacacacatacacacacgcacacacgcgcgcgcgcgcacctctctctctctctctctctctctctctctctctctctctctctctctctctctctctctctctctctctctctctctctctctctctctctctcacacacacacacagacaagtatTGGGCACCAACTCTAAGAGATATGAGCTACGAAGATAGACTATAGAAATTAAGACATAatactttggaagaaagaaggaaagggggaaccaGGATTATGATGCTCTTCAACTATATTACAGGAGGAGTGAAGTTAGACAAAGATGACTTGATGATCTTGAATACAAGAAGGAACAGAGGacataataagaattaaaaataaacagagacaataaagatgtcaaaaaatcagtttcccaaacagaactactgAAGCATAGAACAGTCTTCCAAAAATCGCTGTGTGTGTCATGAATGTACTTCAATTTGAAAAGTTAAAAGACAATTTTAATAGAGCAGACGGGACCATCTGAGCTCTGCTTTCTCCCATACTGAGACAACTAGGTAagttacgaacacacacacacacacacacacacacacacacacacacacacacacacacacacacacacacacacacacacacacacacacatatatatatatatatatatatatatatatatatatatatatatatatatatatgccacgcAACGGGCGTTATGTTTACGTGAGATGTTGctcatcttaatatatatatattttttcttgttttccctacGTTTACGTGAGACTTGGCCTAAACACACCCtaatatatctattttctctctgtttttccttttatatttcgttggttttattttcatcccCCTTAACCTAGAAATAAGTACTTTGAAAATTTGTAAACAAATGACTGATGCACAGGGGTCGTGAGTGTAACGTCAAAGTCATTGATAGCTTCAAAACATTCCCAagtgtaagggggtgggggggtattgtAATAAGGATCCACAAAGCACTAACGTTAGTGGTTGAGCAGGTAAAAGGTTGTTTCCTCAATAAgcatttttaacattttgatGAATGTCGGAACGAACAGCAGCGTTTCTTGTTCCTCACTGCTGTAAACATGACATCGGTAAGACGTATGTATTACAGGTTCTTATGGTTTCAGATAGGAAGAAAAAGTACACAGACACTTATCACAGTGCTTGCTACCATTAGACTATTTTTTCTACACACCATTTCAGCTTTTTATACTTAATTTCAGGTTTATGAAGTTTTATCACAGTTATTTGTACACTGCTGACTGAAGTGCTCAAATATTTACCTAAAGCGTGCATTATTTTGGTTTAAAGAAATGCATTTCATCAAGCA
It contains:
- the LOC113818896 gene encoding peptidyl-tRNA hydrolase 2, mitochondrial; the encoded protein is MIPIISDLLAQPGVMVGMGLGVCIGFFMRGSLLGNGETVEEGDDEDNDGGWDEDGFLAEGSGEYKLVLVVRSDLKMGKGKVAAQCSHATLKAFKQSQKSCPKILRKWELNGQPKVVVKLDDESQMLDLAGLAREVGLTVSLIQDAGRTQIAPGSRTVLGVGPGPADLIDQITGHLKLY